In one Agrobacterium tumefaciens genomic region, the following are encoded:
- a CDS encoding DUF3008 family protein, with protein MPAKSKAQQKAAGAALAAKRGDIKKSSLQGASKSMEKSMTEKELDELASTKRKGLPEKKSD; from the coding sequence ATGCCGGCCAAATCGAAAGCCCAGCAGAAAGCGGCGGGCGCGGCGCTGGCCGCTAAACGCGGCGACATCAAGAAATCCAGTTTACAAGGTGCTTCAAAAAGCATGGAGAAGTCCATGACAGAAAAGGAACTTGATGAATTGGCATCGACAAAACGCAAGGGTTTGCCGGAGAAAAAATCCGACTGA
- a CDS encoding DUF1775 domain-containing protein, with translation MKTTRIITCTLFAASVSSVQAFAHTSFVDASAEQESTVVAALQVPHGCEGGLATTEVQVKLPEGFISAKPQPKAGWELEIIKGDYQKAYKNHGQEIKSGPVEIRWKGGNLPDEFYDTFAIQGKISGIEAGQDLPFKVTQLCGDKGKVSWDEVAAAGVDPHSLKNPAPAIRVTAKTHAGGHDHSAMAMDMDVVKAGSLEVSGATTKAMLPGQPVGGGYVTIKNAGDSDDKLIGVESAAAGRAEIHEMAMVNDVMKMRKLDDGIVIPAGQTVELKSGGLHMMFFNVKKPFAEGDKVPVTLIFEKAGKVEIVLSAGSAKGDEHQHN, from the coding sequence ATGAAAACCACCAGGATCATCACCTGCACCCTGTTTGCCGCTTCGGTCTCCAGCGTCCAGGCATTTGCCCATACCAGCTTCGTTGACGCTTCGGCCGAACAGGAAAGCACCGTCGTCGCCGCTCTTCAGGTGCCGCATGGCTGCGAAGGCGGTCTTGCCACGACCGAAGTTCAGGTCAAGCTGCCGGAAGGTTTCATTTCCGCCAAGCCGCAGCCCAAGGCCGGCTGGGAACTGGAAATCATCAAGGGCGACTATCAGAAGGCCTACAAGAACCACGGCCAGGAGATCAAAAGCGGCCCGGTCGAGATTCGCTGGAAAGGCGGCAACCTGCCGGACGAGTTCTACGACACCTTTGCGATACAGGGAAAAATCTCCGGTATAGAGGCAGGGCAGGACCTGCCCTTCAAGGTCACGCAGCTTTGCGGCGACAAGGGCAAGGTTTCCTGGGACGAGGTGGCAGCGGCGGGCGTCGATCCGCATTCGCTGAAAAACCCGGCCCCGGCCATCCGCGTTACTGCCAAGACCCATGCCGGCGGGCATGACCATTCCGCCATGGCCATGGATATGGATGTAGTGAAGGCTGGCAGCCTTGAGGTTTCCGGCGCCACGACCAAGGCCATGCTGCCGGGCCAGCCCGTCGGCGGCGGTTATGTGACGATCAAGAATGCCGGTGATAGCGATGACAAGCTGATCGGCGTCGAATCCGCCGCCGCTGGTCGCGCTGAAATTCATGAAATGGCCATGGTCAACGACGTCATGAAAATGCGCAAGCTGGATGACGGCATCGTCATTCCCGCCGGCCAGACGGTGGAATTGAAGTCGGGCGGCCTGCACATGATGTTCTTCAACGTGAAGAAGCCCTTTGCCGAAGGTGACAAGGTGCCGGTGACGCTGATCTTCGAAAAAGCCGGCAAGGTCGAAATCGTGCTGTCCGCAGGCTCGGCCAAGGGTGACGAACACCAGCATAATTGA
- the crcB gene encoding fluoride efflux transporter CrcB yields the protein MINIALVATGGAIGSVFRYLVGVWSMRLAGPNFPWGTLAVNVVGSFLIGLLVELVARRLNASMEMRLFLVTGVLGGFTTFSSFSLDAVALFERGALGLSAVYVIASLVVSIAAVFAGLALGRSLF from the coding sequence ATGATCAATATCGCCCTTGTCGCCACAGGCGGCGCAATCGGTTCCGTGTTTCGTTATCTGGTCGGTGTCTGGAGCATGCGATTGGCTGGTCCGAATTTTCCCTGGGGAACATTGGCCGTCAACGTGGTTGGGTCCTTCCTGATCGGTTTACTGGTCGAGCTTGTGGCGCGCCGGCTGAACGCCTCGATGGAAATGCGCCTGTTTCTCGTTACCGGCGTGCTCGGCGGATTCACCACCTTTTCGTCCTTCTCGCTCGATGCGGTTGCACTGTTTGAGCGCGGCGCGCTCGGTCTTTCAGCCGTTTACGTCATTGCAAGTCTTGTGGTTTCCATCGCTGCGGTTTTTGCCGGGCTGGCCTTGGGCCGCAGTTTGTTCTAA
- a CDS encoding RluA family pseudouridine synthase gives MAGIEHIKVEADEAGMRLDRWFKIHYPGLGFGQLQKLLRSGQVRVDGGRVKTDARVQPGQMVRVPPVDSDLKVKSGPIGSRDLKHSEDTELLARMLLHEDDKVFVFNKPAGIAVQGGSGVNRHIDGLLEAWTNQKGEKPRLVHRLDRDTSGVLVVARTRGAAQKLTAAFRERDTKKTYWALVKGVPRKHQDKISTWLVKEQTADGDRMRIAKHGEEGADHAISYYRVIDTAAQNLAWLEMEPYTGRTHQLRVHALHMGHPIIGDPKYYIDDPNWDFPGGIQKRLHLHARHIDIPHPNGGRLRVSAPLPPHMVQTWNLLGLDVADGDREG, from the coding sequence ATGGCAGGTATCGAGCATATCAAGGTCGAGGCCGACGAGGCCGGTATGCGGCTCGATCGCTGGTTCAAGATTCACTATCCGGGCCTAGGTTTCGGGCAATTGCAGAAGCTGCTGCGCTCCGGACAGGTGCGCGTGGATGGCGGCCGTGTAAAAACCGATGCGAGGGTGCAGCCGGGGCAGATGGTTCGCGTACCGCCGGTCGATTCCGACCTCAAGGTCAAGAGCGGCCCGATCGGATCAAGGGACCTCAAGCATTCGGAAGATACCGAGCTTCTGGCCCGTATGCTGCTGCATGAGGACGACAAGGTTTTTGTTTTCAACAAGCCGGCCGGCATTGCCGTGCAGGGCGGTTCCGGCGTCAACCGTCATATTGACGGGCTCCTCGAAGCATGGACCAACCAGAAGGGCGAAAAGCCGCGTCTGGTCCACCGCCTCGACCGCGATACGTCTGGCGTGCTGGTCGTCGCCCGCACCCGTGGCGCTGCCCAGAAACTGACCGCCGCCTTCCGCGAGCGCGATACCAAGAAGACCTATTGGGCGCTGGTCAAGGGCGTGCCGCGCAAGCATCAGGACAAGATTTCCACCTGGCTCGTCAAGGAACAGACGGCCGATGGTGACCGCATGCGCATCGCCAAGCATGGCGAGGAGGGGGCCGACCACGCCATTTCCTATTACCGTGTCATCGATACCGCCGCGCAGAACCTTGCCTGGCTGGAAATGGAACCCTATACCGGCCGCACCCACCAGCTTCGCGTCCATGCACTGCATATGGGACACCCGATCATCGGCGATCCCAAATATTACATCGATGATCCAAACTGGGATTTTCCGGGCGGCATCCAGAAACGCCTGCATCTCCACGCGCGCCATATCGACATTCCGCATCCGAATGGCGGCCGGCTTCGGGTCAGCGCACCCCTGCCGCCGCATATGGTCCAGACCTGGAACCTGCTCGGCCTCGACGTGGCCGATGGCGACAGGGAAGGCTGA
- a CDS encoding HAD family hydrolase encodes MKLVLFDCDGTLVDSAGLIHAVMSDTFADFGKPRPDISQTKAIIGLTLDIAIARMLDKPHVDDEALAMTQRYKEIYHPVRARPGMIEPLFDGVAALIDELAKRDDVLIGAVTGKGRRGLTHILETHGFADHFIVSRTADDCPSKPHPAMVMECCHETGMVAADTVVIGDAIYDMQMAKAAGAKAIGVAWGYASVDDLWKAGADTVVSHPREIPAYVPADILE; translated from the coding sequence ATGAAACTCGTTCTTTTCGATTGCGACGGCACGCTGGTGGATAGCGCCGGCCTCATCCATGCCGTCATGTCCGATACATTCGCCGATTTCGGAAAACCGCGTCCGGATATCTCGCAGACCAAGGCCATTATCGGCCTGACGCTGGATATCGCCATCGCCCGCATGCTCGACAAGCCGCATGTGGATGACGAGGCGCTGGCGATGACGCAGCGCTACAAGGAAATCTATCATCCGGTCCGCGCCCGCCCGGGAATGATCGAGCCGCTTTTCGATGGCGTTGCGGCGCTGATCGACGAGCTGGCGAAACGCGACGATGTCCTGATCGGCGCCGTCACCGGCAAAGGTCGTCGCGGGCTGACCCATATTCTCGAAACGCATGGCTTTGCCGATCATTTCATCGTGTCGCGCACGGCGGATGATTGCCCCTCCAAGCCGCATCCGGCCATGGTGATGGAATGCTGCCATGAAACCGGCATGGTTGCGGCCGACACTGTCGTTATCGGCGATGCGATCTATGACATGCAGATGGCCAAGGCTGCGGGTGCGAAAGCAATCGGCGTCGCCTGGGGTTATGCCTCGGTCGACGATCTCTGGAAGGCGGGCGCCGATACGGTCGTCAGCCACCCGCGCGAAATCCCGGCCTATGTTCCGGCCGATATTCTTGAATAA
- a CDS encoding ATPase: protein MRDLLNDLSEGLSHPDPILRAQIQMQKPLPKRFYKDVTVGETEEGGFTILLDGKPLRTPAKKPLTVPTRALAKLLRDEWDAQKEVVNPVVMPVSRHVNTAIDGVANDTQAVFEDILRFSSSDLLCYRAGDPQALVARQTDHWDPVLDWAANVLGARFILVEGVMHQDQPREAIAAFAVTLKKYDTPITLAALHTMTSLTGSAILALALAEEELTLEETWALAHLDEDWTAEQWGEDEEALERRAVRLVDMRAALNVLESLKSAP from the coding sequence ATGCGTGATCTCCTGAATGACCTTTCGGAGGGCCTGAGCCATCCCGATCCCATCCTGCGCGCGCAGATCCAGATGCAGAAACCTCTGCCGAAGCGGTTCTACAAGGATGTCACCGTCGGTGAGACGGAAGAGGGCGGCTTTACCATCCTTCTCGATGGCAAGCCGCTGCGCACCCCCGCCAAGAAGCCGCTGACCGTCCCGACACGCGCGCTGGCGAAACTGCTTCGCGATGAATGGGACGCCCAGAAAGAAGTGGTCAATCCGGTGGTCATGCCCGTCTCTCGGCATGTGAACACGGCCATTGATGGCGTTGCCAACGATACCCAGGCGGTTTTTGAAGACATACTTCGTTTTTCCTCTTCCGATCTCCTCTGCTATCGCGCCGGCGATCCGCAAGCGCTGGTCGCGCGGCAGACGGACCATTGGGATCCTGTTCTGGACTGGGCGGCCAATGTGCTCGGAGCGCGCTTCATTCTCGTTGAAGGCGTGATGCATCAGGACCAGCCGCGCGAAGCCATCGCGGCTTTTGCGGTAACGCTGAAGAAATACGATACGCCGATTACGCTTGCCGCTCTTCACACCATGACGTCGCTGACCGGCTCCGCCATTTTGGCGCTGGCGCTGGCGGAAGAGGAGCTGACGCTGGAGGAAACCTGGGCACTTGCCCATCTGGACGAGGACTGGACGGCCGAGCAATGGGGCGAGGACGAGGAGGCGCTGGAGCGCCGCGCCGTCAGGCTTGTCGATATGCGCGCCGCACTCAATGTTCTGGAGTCCCTGAAGAGCGCGCCTTAA
- a CDS encoding RidA family protein, whose protein sequence is MTAREAIFPANRHALYEEHGYSAAIRSGDLLFVSGQVGSRADGTPEPDFDRQVRLAFENLKATLAAAGCTFDNIVDVTTFHTDPENQFGTIMAVKQEIFSQKPYPNWTAVGVNWLAGFDFEIKVIARIP, encoded by the coding sequence ATGACCGCACGCGAAGCAATTTTCCCCGCCAACAGGCATGCGCTTTACGAGGAGCATGGCTATTCCGCAGCGATCCGATCCGGTGACCTTCTTTTCGTTTCCGGCCAGGTCGGCAGCCGTGCCGATGGAACGCCTGAACCTGATTTTGACCGTCAGGTCCGGCTGGCCTTTGAAAACCTCAAGGCCACGCTTGCAGCGGCGGGCTGCACCTTCGACAATATTGTGGATGTAACGACGTTCCACACGGATCCGGAAAACCAGTTCGGAACGATCATGGCCGTCAAGCAGGAGATTTTCAGCCAAAAGCCTTACCCGAACTGGACGGCCGTCGGCGTCAACTGGCTTGCCGGTTTCGATTTCGAGATCAAGGTCATTGCCCGCATCCCGTAA
- the fghA gene encoding S-formylglutathione hydrolase: MNIISQNTAFGGMQGVFSHTSETLKSEMSFAVYVPPKAIHEPCPVLWYLSGLTCTHANVMEKGEYRRMASKLGLIVVCPDTSPRGNDVPDELTNWQMGKGAGFYLDATEEPWSEHYRMYSYVTEELPALIGQHFRADMSRQGIFGHSMGGHGAMTIALKNPERFKSCSAFAPIVAPSSADWSEPALEKYLGADKAAWRQYDACALVEDGARFPEFLIDQGKADSFLEKGLRPWLFEEAVKGTDIGLTLRIHERYDHSYYFISTFMDDHLKWHAERLG, encoded by the coding sequence ATGAACATTATTTCGCAGAATACGGCCTTTGGCGGCATGCAGGGCGTATTTTCGCACACATCGGAAACCCTGAAATCTGAGATGAGCTTTGCGGTTTATGTGCCGCCGAAGGCGATCCATGAGCCCTGCCCTGTCCTGTGGTATCTTTCCGGCCTTACCTGCACCCATGCCAATGTCATGGAAAAAGGCGAATATCGCCGCATGGCGTCCAAACTGGGACTGATCGTCGTCTGCCCAGACACCAGCCCGCGCGGCAATGACGTGCCGGACGAATTGACCAACTGGCAGATGGGCAAAGGCGCCGGATTTTATCTCGATGCCACAGAGGAGCCCTGGTCCGAGCACTACCGGATGTACAGCTATGTGACGGAAGAACTGCCTGCCCTCATCGGCCAGCATTTCCGTGCGGATATGAGCCGCCAGGGCATTTTCGGCCATTCGATGGGCGGCCATGGCGCGATGACCATTGCGCTCAAGAACCCCGAGCGTTTCAAGAGCTGCTCCGCCTTTGCGCCGATCGTGGCCCCCTCTTCGGCCGACTGGTCCGAGCCGGCGCTGGAAAAATACCTCGGTGCGGATAAGGCCGCATGGCGTCAATACGACGCCTGTGCGCTGGTCGAGGACGGTGCGCGTTTCCCCGAGTTCCTGATCGATCAGGGCAAGGCCGATAGTTTTCTTGAAAAGGGCCTGCGCCCCTGGCTGTTCGAAGAAGCGGTCAAGGGCACGGATATCGGCCTGACGCTGCGCATACATGAGCGCTACGACCACTCCTATTATTTCATTTCCACCTTCATGGATGACCATTTGAAGTGGCATGCGGAGCGGCTGGGATAA
- a CDS encoding DUF1345 domain-containing protein produces the protein MTPANMKSNSYRRHQPFVIAFLVGAVSLGLALVFAPPLAIEIAAVLFFLTYLTLITFRLSGLTAQHLKAHADSDDLPAVAIIAVTLLAVAVAVVSLFQALNHTGETVWALLIAFASVIFGWLTIHTMTALHYAHLYWRPAMVDGKRQHRGGMDFPGTKEPCGYDFLYFAVVIGMTAQTSDVGITTTAMRKVTLLHSIVSFFFNTVLVAAAVNAAVSLAG, from the coding sequence ATGACCCCGGCCAATATGAAAAGCAACAGCTATCGCCGCCATCAACCTTTCGTCATTGCTTTTTTGGTCGGTGCCGTGAGCCTTGGCCTGGCGCTGGTTTTTGCGCCACCGCTGGCGATCGAGATCGCGGCCGTTCTGTTCTTCCTGACCTATCTCACCCTGATTACCTTTCGCCTGTCGGGCCTGACGGCGCAGCATCTGAAGGCCCATGCCGATAGCGACGATCTGCCTGCGGTCGCCATCATCGCCGTCACGCTGCTTGCCGTTGCCGTCGCGGTGGTATCGCTGTTTCAGGCCCTCAACCATACGGGCGAAACAGTCTGGGCGCTGCTCATCGCCTTCGCCTCGGTGATCTTCGGCTGGCTGACCATCCACACCATGACCGCCCTGCATTACGCCCATCTTTACTGGCGGCCCGCCATGGTGGACGGCAAACGCCAGCATCGCGGCGGCATGGATTTTCCTGGCACGAAGGAACCCTGCGGTTACGACTTTCTCTATTTTGCCGTGGTGATCGGCATGACGGCGCAGACGTCGGATGTGGGGATAACCACGACCGCCATGCGCAAGGTCACGCTGCTGCACTCCATCGTTTCTTTCTTCTTCAATACGGTTCTGGTGGCGGCGGCGGTCAATGCAGCTGTCTCGCTTGCGGGCTGA
- a CDS encoding YaiI/YqxD family protein → MPQNPQIYVDADACPVKPEILKVAERHGLEVTFVANSGLRPSRDPMVKNVIVSAGFDAADDWIADHAGENDIVITADVPLAGRCVAKGALVTGPTGRVFDQSNIGMATAMRDLGAHLRETGESKGYNAAFSPRDRSAFLETLDRFCRRVKK, encoded by the coding sequence ATGCCGCAAAACCCGCAAATCTATGTCGATGCCGATGCCTGCCCCGTGAAGCCGGAGATTCTCAAGGTGGCGGAACGGCATGGGCTGGAAGTGACCTTTGTTGCCAATTCCGGTCTGCGCCCGTCACGCGATCCCATGGTGAAAAACGTCATCGTATCCGCCGGTTTCGACGCGGCGGACGACTGGATCGCCGATCATGCCGGTGAGAACGATATCGTCATCACCGCCGATGTGCCGCTGGCTGGGCGCTGCGTCGCCAAGGGTGCGTTGGTGACCGGGCCGACGGGCCGCGTTTTTGACCAGTCGAATATCGGGATGGCGACGGCGATGCGCGATCTTGGCGCGCATCTGCGCGAAACCGGTGAAAGCAAGGGATATAATGCGGCTTTTTCACCGCGTGACCGCTCCGCTTTTCTGGAGACGCTTGACCGCTTCTGCCGCCGTGTCAAAAAATGA
- a CDS encoding peroxiredoxin yields MSLRINDIAPDFTAETTHGPVSFHDWIGDGWAVLFSHPKNFTPVCTTELGAMGGLQPEFEKRGVKIIGISVDPVESHEKWKNDIRTATGFNVDYPLIGDKDLKVAKLYDMLPAGAGDSSEGRTPADNATVRSVFVIGPDKKIKLVLTYPMTTGRNFEEILRAIDSIQLTSKHQVATPANWKQGEDVIITAAVSNEDAIARFGSYDTVLPYLRKTKQPG; encoded by the coding sequence ATGAGCCTGCGTATCAACGACATAGCACCCGACTTCACCGCCGAGACCACCCATGGTCCGGTGAGCTTCCACGACTGGATCGGCGACGGCTGGGCGGTCCTGTTTTCGCATCCGAAGAACTTCACGCCGGTCTGCACAACGGAACTCGGCGCGATGGGCGGGCTGCAGCCGGAATTCGAAAAGCGTGGCGTCAAGATCATCGGTATTTCGGTCGATCCGGTCGAAAGCCATGAAAAATGGAAGAACGATATTCGCACCGCGACCGGCTTCAACGTCGATTATCCGCTGATCGGCGACAAGGACCTGAAGGTCGCCAAGCTCTATGACATGCTGCCCGCTGGCGCTGGCGACAGTTCCGAAGGCCGCACGCCTGCCGACAACGCCACCGTGCGCTCCGTCTTCGTCATCGGTCCAGACAAGAAGATCAAGCTGGTCCTCACCTACCCCATGACCACCGGCCGCAACTTCGAGGAAATTCTTCGCGCGATCGATTCCATCCAGCTCACCTCCAAACATCAGGTGGCGACACCGGCCAACTGGAAGCAGGGTGAGGATGTCATCATCACCGCCGCCGTCTCCAACGAGGATGCGATTGCCCGTTTCGGTTCCTACGACACGGTTCTTCCCTATCTGCGTAAGACCAAGCAGCCTGGCTGA
- a CDS encoding MFS transporter yields MTTSSAPVSATVRARIPATVWVLGIVSLLMDISSEMVQTLLPYYLVSGLGASAVTVGFIEGMSVAIATTTKLFSGIIADWTRRRKMLAVLGYGLGAISKLAFPFATSLGWIVAAKAVDRVGKGIRGTPRDALIADVTSPEIRGAAFGLRKSLDTVGGFIGPLAAIGLMFALSENVLAIFWIAVIPAFLAVFILVAGVTEPDAPARPKAEKPFRLADFAKLNQAVWIVIIAASLLTFARFSEAFLLLKSEEAGFRPAWIPITMVIMHAVYGLTAYPAGRLSDKIGRSGIIAAGVAVLVASYLTLAFANSIPLFLFGILLWGLHMGLSQGLLAALIAETAPPHLKGTAFGVFNLMTGLAVLVGNVIAGLLWDLHGSFVTFLAGAALSFTALPVLIWVSRRKRAVP; encoded by the coding sequence ATGACGACTTCTTCTGCGCCTGTTTCTGCAACGGTTCGGGCTCGCATTCCAGCAACGGTCTGGGTGCTCGGCATCGTTAGCCTTCTGATGGATATTTCTTCGGAAATGGTGCAGACGCTGCTGCCCTATTATCTCGTTTCCGGTCTCGGCGCTTCCGCGGTCACTGTCGGTTTCATCGAGGGAATGTCGGTTGCCATCGCCACCACGACCAAGCTGTTTTCCGGGATTATCGCGGACTGGACAAGGCGGCGGAAAATGCTCGCCGTGCTTGGATACGGTCTCGGCGCAATCTCGAAACTCGCTTTTCCCTTTGCCACCTCGCTTGGCTGGATCGTCGCTGCCAAGGCGGTGGACCGGGTCGGCAAGGGCATTCGCGGAACGCCGCGCGACGCCCTTATTGCCGATGTGACGTCACCCGAAATTCGTGGCGCCGCATTCGGGCTCAGAAAGTCGCTCGATACGGTCGGCGGCTTCATCGGGCCGCTGGCGGCCATCGGACTGATGTTCGCGCTCAGCGAAAATGTGCTCGCCATTTTCTGGATCGCGGTCATTCCCGCTTTCCTTGCGGTGTTCATCCTCGTCGCCGGTGTAACGGAACCGGATGCGCCCGCAAGACCAAAAGCCGAAAAGCCATTCCGGCTCGCCGATTTTGCGAAACTCAATCAGGCGGTCTGGATCGTCATCATCGCGGCGTCGCTCCTGACCTTCGCGCGTTTCAGCGAAGCATTCCTGTTGCTGAAATCCGAAGAGGCGGGCTTCCGGCCGGCATGGATACCGATCACGATGGTCATCATGCATGCCGTCTATGGCCTGACGGCCTATCCCGCCGGCCGGCTTTCGGACAAGATCGGCCGCTCAGGGATTATCGCGGCGGGCGTGGCCGTGCTGGTGGCCTCCTATCTGACGCTCGCTTTTGCCAATTCCATTCCGCTGTTCCTGTTCGGCATTCTTCTGTGGGGGCTGCATATGGGCCTGTCGCAGGGTCTGCTCGCGGCCCTGATTGCGGAAACGGCGCCGCCACATCTCAAGGGAACGGCCTTCGGCGTCTTCAATCTGATGACAGGTCTGGCGGTGCTGGTCGGCAATGTCATCGCCGGCTTGCTGTGGGACCTCCATGGTTCGTTCGTCACCTTCCTGGCGGGCGCCG